One genomic region from Daphnia magna isolate NIES linkage group LG10, ASM2063170v1.1, whole genome shotgun sequence encodes:
- the LOC116932816 gene encoding methyl farnesoate epoxidase, protein MDAAIFLGLILLGLVVILLLFTQCRRPANIPPGPKGLPLVGYIPFLKKHHATPYKALIKLSETYGPVTGFYMGLNLTISVCGYEAVKEALNNDDLNGRPDTAARRARTFNKRLGFMFVDGDFFREQRRFALRHLRDLGFGRTSAEEMIHEEIRELIRLIGEQAGSDPEGVVHFQSGSFNRNVLNILWALTGGERFKGDDARLTSLLGMVELFNRSFKPQTASIAVPAFLLRLFPSLWKTMGIRNDIFGPLHKFMRDTIEEHAETRSDDDAPRDYIDVFLKEMEKQQMDHNANTSFHLEQLIAATIDLFIAGSETSSNAIGFALLYLLHNPDVQRKMQAELDQICGDALPSLAHRPSLVYTEAVLIETLRLANVAPLTLMHCASKDTQLRGFNVPKGSLVMINLYSVQMDETYWADPEVFRPERHLDADGLKVKKSERLMSFGLGKRQCLGEPLARNSFFLFTTALLKAFQLKAIPDRPLPTLEPLTGVTNGYHGFQAIVTPRL, encoded by the exons ATGGACGCCGCCATTTTTCTCGGCTTGATATTATTGGGTCTCGTGGTCattttacttttgtttacgCAATGTAGACGACCGGCAAACATTCCTCCAG gaCCGAAAGGCTTGCCGTTGGTCGGTTACATCCCGTTTCTGAAGAAACATCATGCCACACCTTACAAGGCGTTGATCAAACTGAGCGAAACGTATGGCCCCGTGACCGGATTTTACATGGGACTGAATTTAACAATCTCCGTGTGTGGTTACGAAGCCGTCAAAGAGGCTCTCAACAATGACGACTTGAACGGACGACCCGATACGGCTGCACGACGCGCCCGAACATTTAACAAAAGACTtg GTTTCATGTTTGTCGATGGCGATTTCTTTCGCGAGCAACGACGGTTCGCATTACGTCACCTGAGGGATCTTGGCTTCGGTCGGACATCTGCTGAAGAAATGATCCATGAAGAGATTCGCGAATTGATCCGCTTAATTGGCGAACAGGCGGGCTCCGATCCTGAGGGTGTGGTACACTTTCAGTCGGGCAGTTTCAATCGCAACGTCCTCAATATTTTGTGGGCTCTAACTGGAGGTGAGCGTTTCAAAGGAGACGACGCCCGTCTCACAAGCCTCCTGGGCATGGTCGAATTATTTAATCGCAGTTTTAAGCCCCAAACGGCCAGCATTGCCGTACCTGCTTTCCTGTTACGTCTTTTCCCCTCGTTATGGAAAACTATGGGCATCCGCAACGACATCTTTGGACCTCTGCATAAGTTCATGCGG GATACGATTGAAGAACATGCTGAGACTCGTTCGGATGATGATGCTCCTCGTGATTATATCGATGTCTTCCTGAAAGAAATGGAGAAACAACAAATGGATCACAACGCAAATACTTCCTTTCACC TCGAGCAACTCATAGCGGCAACCATTGACCTATTTATCGCCGGATCGGAGACTAGTAGCAATGCCATAG GTTTCGCCCTACTTTATCTGCTCCATAATCCGGACGTTCAGCGAAAAATGCAAGCCGAATTGGATCAAATTTGCGGCGATGCCCTTCCGTCGCTTGCGCATCGGCCCAG TTTGGTGTACACTGAGGCTGTCCTCATCGAAACCCTTCGTCTGGCCAATGTGGCACCTCTGACCTTGATGCATTGCGCCTCAAAAGACACCCAACTCCGAGGATTCAACGTCCCCAAG GGCAGTCTCGTGATGATTAATCTTTATTCCGTCCAAATGGACGAAACGTATTGGGCCGATCCGGAAGTGTTTCGACCCGAAAGGCATTTAGATGCTGATGGTCTTAAAGTGAAAAAATCGGAGAGACTCATGTCCTTCGGCTTAG GTAAACGGCAGTGTTTGGGTGAACCATTGGCTCGAAAtagtttcttcctttttaCGACGGCGCTGCTTAAAGCGTTCCAGTTGAAAGCCATTCCGGATCGTCCTCTGCCGACGCTGGAGCCGCTGACTGGCGTCACAAACGGATACCACGGATTCCAAGCCATCGTAACGCCTCGCCTTTAA